The sequence below is a genomic window from Phaeodactylum tricornutum CCAP 1055/1 chromosome 27, whole genome shotgun sequence.
TctcgaaaagacggatcgtCGCTAGTCACTTTTCGAATGCGAACGTACAGCTCGATACCGTAGTCGATTGCTATTTGATCGCGAAGCCGATCGCATTCGTCTACACTGGGCTTGAGATAGCAGTGGACCATGTTGACGAAGGGAATTTGGGGATCAAACGCAATTACCTTACCGATGCTTTCGTCGCTGGACAGTAGTCTCACAATAGTTTGCAACTTGTCTCTTTTTTTTACAAAAGAATATCCAGCACAACCGTCGGACTTTATACCGACCCAGTTTTTACAATACCCTGACCATCCCGACACAGCAAATGGCATAAGCGTATATAGATTTCCCCCAAATCTTCTGAGCCAAATTCGAGCTCGTTCACAAAAGTCTTTCGATCCTAGCAGCATGGCACCTAACATTCCCCCTAATCCTTTGTAAAAGAAGAAATAGACTGAGTCAAAGGGCTCAGCTGGTTTGGACAATGTTTTTTGATACCCTGCGGTCGCTTCGAAAATTCGAGCACCGTCGCAATGGAACCGAATTTTGTGTCGTCTACAATACTCGCTCATTTTTTGCACGTCTGCCCAGGATGTCAGTTTGCCTCCAATTTCACAATGCGGCAGCTCCAACATGAGTGTTGTAAGCCGCGGTGGGTCAAGTGTAGTGGCTTCTACAGCATCACGTACATCTACAAACGTCATGGCCGGGATTGACAGAATTCCATTTGCTTGGCGTGTAATTTTGTTTCGCGTCGATACAACCAAAGGCTCCATCCTTAGAAGCTCTCGATAGCCTTTTTGTTCGTGCAGTAGTAGGTGTGAAGTATGTTGGCATGCAAAGAGAGTCGGGGAAACTCAAGCGAACTACTAGCATGGATCAACA
It includes:
- a CDS encoding predicted protein, encoding MASLAEDCKRVGVDQWDTNGDFNKRGDESFLKGIEEKLANEFGKADAVFMPSGVMAQSIALLIHASYRELLRMEPLVVSTRNKITRQANGILSIPAMTFVDVRDAVEATTLDPPRLTTLMLELPHCEIGGKLTSWADVQKMSEYCRRHKIRFHCDGARIFEATAGYQKTLSKPAEPFDSVYFFFYKGLGGMLGAMLLGSKDFCERARIWLRRFGGNLYTLMPFAVSGWSGYCKNWVGIKSDGCAGYSFVKKRDKLQTIVRLLSSDESIGKVIAFDPQIPFVNMVHCYLKPSVDECDRLRDQIAIDYGIELYVRIRKVTSDDPSFREGFRSKLELSMGEGNGSVATEVFLRGWKVFAAGYHG